In Primulina eburnea isolate SZY01 unplaced genomic scaffold, ASM2296580v1 ctg625_ERROPOS2042916+, whole genome shotgun sequence, the genomic stretch CGAGAAAACTCAAACATCAACTACCACGAGAAATGTAGATATTGCTTAACCCCAACCATAATGAGGAAATGTGATGGAAGAAGCATGAAAAATGTGTAGTCTATGAAAGTGATCAACATTGTATTCAAGACTGCTCAAACAAGAAGGACAAAGCACCACCTCCTCCAAAACTATAAATTCCATCCAGAGCAGTATGCGCTCGTTGGAAAAGAAGAAAATATCAATCCACCAACAAAAAAATGATGGTCGAGAATGTCCCAAAGTGATTAGAACTTTAATTACCTTTAGCTTATACGAATAACAAATCGCTGAGAATTATCTTgccttaaaataataaatatcttTTTAATTATATACTTTCCCAGATGTTATGAACAAAATAATCTGTTGACCTAAACTATTAAGATTTTAGAATCAGAATAAACAATGGATAAAGTGATTATTCATAGATATTTGATGTTATTCTAAGAGAAAAAACATCGGAGGAAATTGCGACTGAAAAATGGGGATGAAAACAGACCGAAAGATTCGGGATTTTTAAATGACAATGAATCTATTAACTATATTTCTTTAAGAATGATAGATGGTAACACACCAAAatttttgagttgtttaatcaaaatttaattaatggatttaaataataatactaaaaataataatttaattatactaaaaaaaatttattatcttccaaatgaaattttaaaaaaaattatatggaaTAAAGAGTATATCagtaaaaatacatatataaattataGAAATACAGTAAAAACATTTATATTCATTTTAAtaaaagtaataataataaataatattaaataaaagagatagtaaaataaaatatggaataaatagtttttatttaaatttgacaTTAGATATTTTAGTCAAGAAATAAGCTTGACACATGTTAAGAAATAATGACTTAGATATATGTCAATAAATGAGCTTTAAACttggagtgagtctcatgtgagaccgtctcacgggtcataatccgtgagacgggtcaaccctatccatattcacaataaaaagtaatactcttagcataaaaagtaatactttttcatgggtgactcaaataagagatccgtctcacaaatttatTGCCTTAAACTTGCTATGAGATTATATATGACTCGCTATCCTTCATTTTTTACTATAAATAGATCATTTAAGAAGAATTTCGTCATGttaaacaagtaaaaatttGTGCATTGTGGTAAGTGGAATTTAGGGAAAGAAGTATCcaagaaaatagagagaaatagCAAACTATCTCCAAAAATTCTGAAAAATTTATGCAATAATCTTTTTCCACCCATAAATCATGGTGCATAGGAAGTATAACAAAATCATCAATCAATTTTGCCAAAAAAATTAAGATCCACAAATAATAGTTTCTGGAAAAAATTCCAGAAACTATTTTTCCAGAAACTAGTTCTAAGGTAGATATTCTATCTTGTTTTTCACATTATTATTTAATGAATTTTGTTTCGATCATAATATCCTAGGTTGACATACATTctagtttttcaaaatctaCTATTAATACGTTctgaattttgaaaaatgacaTCGAAATATAAAAACTCAAAAAGACCATTCGCAAGATAATTATTTTACAACCAGATTAATGATTACTTAGTTAAATATTtatacattttaaaatttattaattatagtATATTATTGCCTACACtgaatcaaaatatcataaaagTAATGACCTTCATAtctattaaaacaatttaaatattataccTCAATTTTTTGTTAAATATGACAAATTATTTTACTttctaataattatattttaatttatatttttttattgtgtgattactttatttttatttacatTCTAGTTCATCGATAATCAACTAAAACATCAAAagcatttttaaaattttactttaTGATTTGTATACATCATTTGTGTCGACTAGGCAAAGGCACGTGTGTTGCACATGAGAATAGTAAGTAAGgtcataaatatatattattgatAATATAAACAATAGGCACAACAATAATGATAGAAATTTAATTTCAAAGTAGATCAGTTCCAAAGTTTATCAATATTACGGCCttcataattttttctttttgatcTTAATATCTTGTCTTTATGGTATCTTTGGGTTTTTTAGGTTGTTTTTGGCTTCTTCGAGTGagtgttgatagattcttttcATCTCCTATGTCAATTGATAGGATTTTCTGCTTCTTTGTGCTCTTGTTGTCTTgtcttttttctttgtttttcgcATGTGATGAGTTATTAAATAAAAGTTGATCATGTAATTAATTATTAGAAGTATATTCGttcattttaaaataagtaTGAATACAGATTAAAGTTAAATTGTAGCACTCTAGCATTTTGAGTTAAAATAAGTTGGAACATAAGAATACTAGAAACAAAAGTACTAGAAGGAGACTCTCCATAGTCATTTTTtaaaatggcaaaaacttgtgtgagacgatctcacgggtcgtatttgtgagacggatctcttatttgggttatccatgaaaaagtattattttttatgctaaaagtattattttttattgtgaatatgagtatggttgacccgtctcacagattaagatccgtgagacagtctcacatgagacccactcttttaAAATTGGCCACAATTCCAGAACTATGATCTCTACTTCCAAGAAACTTAATTCTCAATCATCACTATGATACTTCTTGTTCTACAtagtaaaaattaaatatttaacatGAGTTTTAATATACTACGGTAGACTTCTAGAGCAACTTGAgataatcattttcgtaaagcgatgaCGAATACGAAATAGTTGCTATAGAGAcctattgtgcagtcacgcaggcgttGGTCCGGGATCGaggggctcggggcgtgacactcACAGTAAACAAATTGTCACCGAACAAGGCAAGAAAAAAATGAGTAACAGAAAATTCTATCTGCCTAGTTTAGTTTTACATGAAGCAAAAACTAAAGTATTCAATCATGACATAACTAAGTCTGGCTGCAATTCCAGAGACTTTCAATTTGGAATTCCCCATCACTTGAATTTCTTGAAACTCATTCCAAGGAGTTCATCTAATATAGCATTAGTCTTGCAAAAGCTGAAGGttaaacactgagaaatgatcatcaaaaaaaaaaaaagaaatagatAAGAAAATAAAACTATCTTTACATGACTTCTTGTCTGGATCTGATACTAAACCTTTTCATCATTGTCAATCAGAAGTTCAATGTCACTGTCTTCCCCAAGCATTTCCTTTGCTGAAGACTCTATTCCAAGCGAGCATCTAATTAATTCAATCATTGTAAGTGTCTGGATTTCTCCGATTTCAGATGGGATTGCCTCCAAGGCATTGCAGAATTTAAGCTTAAGAAACACAAGACTTGGGAAATGGTCCTTGTCAGTTTTCCACTTTACTGGATCTGAATATCTAATCTTTAGGGACTTCAGTTGCTTGAATTCTCCATCATTCGTTTCCCACAAATTTCCTACCATGGCTTTATCCTTCAACTTGAGAACCTCGAGATTAGGCAAGATTCCGATAATGGTCAATTGTTCCCAAGCAATCTGACTGCCTGTTAGCACCAATTGTTTCAATGAAGATGGGAAGAAGAAGTTCGGTAAGATATTCTCAGTTGGAAAATGCTCGAAAAAGCAATGTAATGATTCAAGTTTGCACAAATAGACAAGGCTATTTGAAGAACGAAATGGAATGGTGCAACAGATACATAGCCATTTAAGATGAGGGATTCTTGAGAGGACATCTTGAGTATATCTAAAATCGACTATCCCTACAAGTGTCTGGAGGCTTTTAAGAATATATGCATTTGTCCCTTTGCCCTGAACATCACGAATATCAGGCATACGAAAACCATAAGTGAAAAGGTGCCTCAACTGCGGCATCTCCCAAATTTCAGATGGCAAAGATGGATAATCTTCAGACCAAGCCATAAGGGTTTGTAGATTCCTGAGTCTACATATTGAAGATGGAATGTCCAAAACTTGGTCAAGCTCAAGGTACTTAAGGTTAACTAGTTCTAAAATTTCTACCGGAAACTTCAGGGATTTCGTACTAACTTTCCACACCTTGAGCAATCCGAAAGATGGTTCAATTGTTGATGAAAAATTCTGTTCACCATGAGAAAAAAAAGATCGGATAGCTGAACAACTATCGTTTCTTGGAAATATACTGCTACAAGAAGATCCATCATCTTCTTCAATATTTGGAACAAAAACCAAGCGTCGTTGAGTATATATTTCCATAAGATCCAAAGGTATGTCCTTGCTCAAGATACAGAAAAACTTTTCTTTCTCCGCCTCCCTAATGCATATGTCTCTAAATAGATCATGGATGTAAACACTCTTTGGCCTTGCAAATGAATCAAAGGCATTGACAATAGCAAGATTTCTCTCGATAATCTCGTACAAGTACCCTTCTGCGACCTCTTCCATGCTATCCGACCATGGGTCTACAAATCCCTCAGCAACCCACAATCTAACAAGTTTAAAAACACTTATGGCACAATCTTCTTGAAAAGATCCTAAATAAAGGAAGCATCCTTTTAAATAATGAGGCAAGTAGTTATAACTTAAAGTTAGTATCTCCAATGACGGATCATTAGTGGTCTTTAAGACAGAACTTATATTTTCAGAAACATACTTCCAGTATTCTTCTGTCTGCTGCTCCTTTTTGAGATGTCCACCAATGGCAGATAGCGCTAGAGGAAGACCTTGGCATTGACTTGCAATCTCCTTTCCAATTTCAACCAGTTCAGGTGGGCAATTCTTTTGTAGAAAAATCTCTTGACGGAGTAGATTCCAACTCATATCCTCACTTAGAATCTGCATTTCATGATAAGTGTCTAAAGAGTTGGCATACGCAGCCACATTTGAATCCCTAGTAGTCAATATGATTCGACTACCATTATTGTCGTCCGGAAATAGCCTTTTTATGTCATCCCAGGCCTGTATATCCCAAACATCATCTAATACAATCAAATACTTTCTTCCCCATAAACTTTGATATAGATGTTGTTCGACATTCTTTTCTCCATGCAAAGGTGTCCCAAAGACTTTTAGAATGTCAATAACAACACACTGAATATCATATAATTGAGATACTACACTCCAACCACGAACATGAAAAGTCTCCTTGATCAGTTGACTATCATACAAGATTCTAGCGATAGTCGTCTTACCAATCCCGGCCATACCAACAATCGGAATGACACAGATTTTGGAACATCCTCCTACAAGTTGTTCCATCAGTCTCATCTCCAAATCTTTGTCTAGTGCCACCTTATTGGAGTTATTTTGTACCGAAGCCGGCCTCAAGGAACCAGCACGAGCTGAAATTCTCAGCTCCTGTACGTCATTCTTCCCATCAAGCTGAATCTTCCTCACCTCTATGCTAATCGATTCAAGCCGTTCTTTGATTAGTTCGAAGCTATTATATTCAGGAAATCTCTTCATTCTCTGATAACTATCGCTTCCATCTATTCGAAGGAAGTGAGTTGCTATGTGAGACTCGAGGATGTCTTCCGCTTCATATGATGCATCTCTGATTTCTGTAATCAAATCTTGGACTCTTTGGCTGCAAATAGGTGGGCACTTATCAAGAAATTCCGTTAAAGAAACAATAGTTTCTTGAAAAGACTCGATTTTTTCCTTTGTGAAAGGGAAGAAGCACagatcaaaatcaagaatctgAACTGTAATATGGCAAAGGGACCCAAGAGCAGCAAAcgccatttttgcaacaaagaAATCGAACAAACTTTGATGCCTCGGGGGAAGCTCAAGATGAAAGGTTTGAGCAAATTCTTGTCTTAGTCAGTTGACTTGCCACTTTCACACAATGCAGACAGCTCTCttttccaaataaaatattagtgaGTGTGTTTTTACAGCTATACCTCTCCAACCTTTGCTCGATAACACAAATGGAGAAATCTGGGATCATTTTATTCTCAAATAGTGGATTGTATcttatttaatgtttttttaaaagaaaaattaaggTGGAACGATTCACCATAATCTTTGTCACTTATTATctgataaaaataatacttcTTTTGTGATGAATTATGATTACAActattgatttatttttttaaagacTGTTAATTTTAActactattattttaattattataattattttatcatgtctagtttttcatAGTTGTTTTAGTACCAACAATAGCAAGAGTTTTGCTTCAGTTTTGCTTGTTCTTCTTATCATGCTGGCAAGATTTCTTGATTCAAAGACTTGTGACTTGCTGCTGATATTGAATGGCAAAGGAATATCCCTGTCTTTTAATTCTCTCTGCCCGACTTTATGAGCTACCTTGATCAAAAATGTTAGGCGGAATGGATAGTTAACATACACATACACATACACATACACGAGTATTAAGTTGTATATATATCATTCATATAGCAACTCAAAACATGTATAAAAAACAGACAGCAAGTGAAAGGAAACATGCCTTAGCATGCGAGACAGAATTTATTTCTTAATTATGTTTTCTTTTTTGATAATATTACACTTTAAATTACTCAAAGTATCAGAGTTTTGTTTTTCTAGACTAATGATATTAATGAAGAGATTAATACTAACTCTAGATATGATAGTCtgtttttaaaagagtttattttctaataaattatattttctatgttttgTAGCTATCAATTCAATGAATCCTCTCTAGGTCAAATAGATTATGTATGTCAAAGATTAGATGTTGCAAAGGAAGCGAAAAAGAGGGCGAGAGAACAAGAAACTTGTGTGTTGCTGTGAAAAAATTAAGTATTCGAGTCTCGTTGTGTTGCCATGAAGTGCTGAAAACTTTCGCATACAACACCTAGCCAAAGTGTTGCAAAAATATTGTTCATTAAATTGGATTTCGGTTCACAGTGTTTGCATTCATTATTATTTGGTTATTTTTGTTCATAGAAATTTAGAATACACTTTATTCTCTCACTGTGTCAAGAGAGTTAGTTTTTAGTTATTCACTATTATTCTTTTTGTATGTAAATTGAATAAATCTTCTAGTGATAGAAATTTAGGATGCACTTTATTCTCTCCTTTTATATGTTCACACTTGTGTATAATTATTTTTGTCTTGTATGTAAACTGAATACATCTTTTAGTGATAGAAATTTAAAATGCACTTTGCTCTCTCCTTTTGTATGTTCACACTTGTGTATAATTATTTTTGTCTTAATTAACTTGCATAAAGAATTTTATGCTAAATTATTTATTCCACCACATGTTGTGTTATGTGCTACAACCCGTACACAGCATCTACATCTGAAATACCCAATTTTCCAGTTATTTAGTActtatatgttaaaatattctttcaattcgtATCAAAGAGAACACTTGACGTTAATAAGTGAGTTTCTTGTTATTTTTTCTTAACAGAAAAAAATTACTATGGGCGTACCAGTTGTCAACACTGCACTACGACCATCATTTCTGGATGGATCCAATTACGCTATGTAGAAAGTCAAAATGAGAGTCTACATCAAATTCATTGAAGAAAGAGCATGGCAACTTTTAGTCGATGGTTGGACTCCACAAAAAACGGTTTATGAAGACGGTGAAAGTTTGATCAAACCCGAAAGCACATAGATGACTGATAGCACACATGACTGATGAAGCCCACATTTCAAACTTCAATCAAAGGCACTGAATATTATGTTCACTTCTATTGACACAAATATGTTCAGTCTAACCGCCAATTGTGTCTCTGCCAATGATGCATGGGAAATTCATCAAAGACACTGTGAAGGATCAGAATACGTGTGAAGAACCAAGGTGACAATGATAACCAgccaatttaaaattttgagaatGGAAGAAACCGAGACAATGACTGCTTATAATCGTCGGCCTTGGTGACCCAATCTAAAATGAAAGATTGGTTATCAAATTTTTAAGATCACTCCTGGAACACTTCAATAGCAATATTTCTGCGATCGACGAAGCACGAGACACCACTAAGCTTGGACTAGAAGAATTGATAGGTTCCCTTCGAACCTTTGAGATGAAACTGGACCTACAAA encodes the following:
- the LOC140821542 gene encoding late blight resistance protein R1-A-like; this translates as MAFAALGSLCHITVQILDFDLCFFPFTKEKIESFQETIVSLTEFLDKCPPICSQRVQDLITEIRDASYEAEDILESHIATHFLRIDGSDSYQRMKRFPEYNSFELIKERLESISIEVRKIQLDGKNDVQELRISARAGSLRPASVQNNSNKVALDKDLEMRLMEQLVGGCSKICVIPIVGMAGIGKTTIARILYDSQLIKETFHVRGWSVVSQLYDIQCVVIDILKVFGTPLHGEKNVEQHLYQSLWGRKYLIVLDDVWDIQAWDDIKRLFPDDNNGSRIILTTRDSNVAAYANSLDTYHEMQILSEDMSWNLLRQEIFLQKNCPPELVEIGKEIASQCQGLPLALSAIGGHLKKEQQTEEYWKYVSENISSVLKTTNDPSLEILTLSYNYLPHYLKGCFLYLGSFQEDCAISVFKLVRLWVAEGFVDPWSDSMEEVAEGYLYEIIERNLAIVNAFDSFARPKSVYIHDLFRDICIREAEKEKFFCILSKDIPLDLMEIYTQRRLVFVPNIEEDDGSSCSSIFPRNDSCSAIRSFFSHGEQNFSSTIEPSFGLLKVWKVSTKSLKFPVEILELVNLKYLELDQVLDIPSSICRLRNLQTLMAWSEDYPSLPSEIWEMPQLRHLFTYGFRMPDIRDVQGKGTNAYILKSLQTLVGIVDFRYTQDVLSRIPHLKWLCICCTIPFRSSNSLVYLCKLESLHCFFEHFPTENILPNFFFPSSLKQLVLTGSQIAWEQLTIIGILPNLEVLKLKDKAMVGNLWETNDGEFKQLKSLKIRYSDPVKWKTDKDHFPSLVFLKLKFCNALEAIPSEIGEIQTLTMIELIRCSLGIESSAKEMLGEDSDIELLIDNDEKLLQD